A genomic region of Microlunatus sagamiharensis contains the following coding sequences:
- a CDS encoding ABC transporter substrate-binding protein: MKTKDIAARPRTTLGLVGAALALLVASACGGGGGLPGQPGASAPAQTDSGGAITVWVDPPRVPAAEAFKKAHPEIPTTINQIDGTVGSKALSQQFAQFNQAKQGWPDAIFFPSNDDIAWAAGAQINYAADLTSLVPDTIKNYDPAILAPCNIDDKIRCLRNDAAPDVFWYNKKFFDANGYTPPKTWEDYGTLAVKIASEHPGKVSAFLGDAYAPDRYLWASGCPTNQRLSETSVLINLDDAKCQRAKKLVAEMVQGKAASNLGIFDADAAKTGKDLVMSPGALWWGDYLFNQTWKIDAGTMTATEPLTWQGESKPSTGNEGGGLWGVSSHITGKQLDNTLTFAKFVVSDPRWQVELSTGLPAYGPVQDDWIAKQKSAKYFADNDATFSAFKTAATYVPGDHAYTLYNTGGIWTETVAKDLVAGKSFDDAWTNFGSELNNQAKSQGYEVKTTP, encoded by the coding sequence ATGAAGACCAAGGACATCGCGGCTCGGCCGCGGACCACGCTGGGCCTGGTCGGCGCCGCGCTCGCGCTGCTCGTGGCCTCGGCGTGCGGCGGCGGGGGCGGGCTCCCGGGCCAGCCGGGTGCCTCGGCGCCGGCGCAGACGGACTCCGGCGGCGCGATCACCGTGTGGGTCGACCCGCCCCGCGTGCCCGCGGCGGAGGCGTTCAAGAAGGCGCACCCCGAGATCCCGACGACGATCAACCAGATCGACGGCACGGTCGGCAGCAAGGCGCTCTCGCAGCAGTTCGCGCAGTTCAACCAGGCCAAGCAGGGCTGGCCGGACGCGATCTTCTTCCCGTCCAACGACGACATCGCCTGGGCCGCCGGCGCGCAGATCAACTACGCCGCCGACCTGACCTCGCTGGTGCCCGACACGATCAAGAACTACGACCCGGCGATCCTCGCCCCGTGCAACATCGACGACAAGATCCGGTGCCTGCGCAACGACGCGGCCCCGGACGTGTTCTGGTACAACAAGAAGTTCTTCGACGCCAACGGCTACACCCCGCCGAAGACGTGGGAGGACTACGGGACGCTCGCGGTCAAGATCGCCTCCGAGCACCCGGGCAAGGTCAGCGCGTTCCTCGGCGACGCGTACGCGCCGGACCGCTACCTGTGGGCGAGCGGCTGCCCGACCAACCAGCGCCTGTCCGAGACCTCGGTGCTGATCAACCTCGACGACGCCAAGTGCCAGCGGGCCAAGAAGCTCGTCGCCGAGATGGTCCAGGGCAAGGCGGCCTCGAACCTCGGCATCTTCGACGCCGACGCGGCCAAGACCGGCAAGGACCTGGTCATGAGCCCCGGGGCGCTCTGGTGGGGCGACTACCTGTTCAACCAGACCTGGAAGATCGACGCGGGCACGATGACGGCGACCGAGCCGCTGACCTGGCAGGGCGAGTCCAAGCCCTCCACCGGCAACGAGGGCGGCGGCCTGTGGGGCGTCTCCAGCCACATCACCGGCAAGCAGCTCGACAACACGCTCACCTTCGCCAAGTTCGTGGTCAGCGACCCGCGCTGGCAGGTCGAGCTGAGCACCGGGCTGCCGGCGTACGGGCCCGTCCAGGACGACTGGATCGCCAAGCAGAAGTCCGCGAAGTACTTCGCCGACAACGACGCGACCTTCTCGGCCTTCAAGACCGCGGCCACCTACGTCCCCGGCGACCACGCGTACACGCTCTACAACACCGGCGGCATCTGGACCGAGACCGTCGCCAAGGACCTCGTCGCCGGCAAGAGCTTCGACGACGCCTGGACGAACTTCGGCAGCGAGCTGAACAACCAGGCCAAGTCCCAGGGCTACGAGGTGAAGACCACCCCATGA
- a CDS encoding TetR/AcrR family transcriptional regulator, protein MPSSETSAGTSAGRPGGRSSRVLASIYESVGALVGEGAERITFPVIAERAGVTPTTLYRRWDDVDALLEEVAVAALTREGESAPDTGSVEGDLTAWALAIARDISRPERVRYLRAMVAARGGPGASCPVTDRRQDQAREVVRHAVERGEKTPSVDQVLDHVIAPLYHHVVFGLGVDDAYARRLVADVLAMVR, encoded by the coding sequence ATGCCCTCCTCCGAGACCTCTGCCGGGACGTCCGCGGGCCGGCCAGGCGGACGCAGCAGCCGGGTGCTCGCCTCGATCTACGAGTCCGTCGGCGCGCTCGTCGGCGAGGGGGCCGAGCGGATCACCTTCCCGGTCATCGCCGAGCGCGCCGGGGTCACACCGACCACGCTCTACCGGCGCTGGGACGACGTCGACGCGCTCCTCGAGGAGGTCGCGGTCGCCGCGCTGACCCGGGAGGGCGAGTCGGCGCCCGACACGGGGTCGGTCGAGGGCGACCTGACCGCGTGGGCCCTGGCCATCGCCCGCGACATCAGCCGTCCGGAGCGGGTGCGCTACCTGCGCGCGATGGTCGCGGCCCGCGGCGGTCCGGGGGCGAGCTGCCCGGTCACCGACCGGCGCCAGGACCAGGCGCGCGAGGTGGTGCGCCACGCGGTCGAGCGCGGGGAGAAGACCCCGAGCGTCGACCAGGTCCTCGACCACGTCATCGCCCCGCTCTACCACCACGTCGTCTTCGGGCTCGGCGTCGACGACGCGTACGCCCGCCGTCTCGTCGCGGACGTGCTGGCGATGGTTCGCTGA
- a CDS encoding RbsD/FucU family protein, with the protein MLNYTLTHPPLLGALAAAGHGSQVLLADGNYPAATAKPLGAPVIHLNLQPGLLSVTQVLRPILEAVNVEAAHVMALPDNGHVPAHEEYQQLLGESVDFSVVERFAFYEAARGPDVAFVVATGDQRICANLLLTIGVRA; encoded by the coding sequence GTGCTCAACTACACCCTCACCCACCCGCCTCTGCTGGGGGCGCTGGCCGCCGCCGGCCACGGCTCGCAGGTGCTGCTGGCCGACGGGAACTACCCCGCCGCGACCGCCAAGCCGCTCGGCGCCCCGGTGATCCACCTCAACCTGCAGCCCGGCCTGCTCAGCGTCACGCAGGTGCTCAGGCCGATCCTCGAGGCCGTGAACGTCGAGGCGGCGCACGTGATGGCGCTGCCCGACAACGGCCACGTGCCGGCGCACGAGGAGTACCAGCAGCTGCTCGGCGAGTCGGTCGACTTCTCCGTCGTGGAGCGGTTCGCCTTCTACGAGGCCGCCCGCGGGCCGGACGTCGCCTTCGTCGTCGCGACCGGGGACCAGCGCATCTGCGCCAACCTGCTGCTGACCATCGGCGTCCGGGCCTGA
- a CDS encoding LacI family DNA-binding transcriptional regulator, producing the protein MSDPRTRTGRPGRPSVTYKDLQEHTGLSLSTISKYFNGLPLRESNRLAVEAAVNELGYRVNTVARSLRTQRSRTVGVLLPVLDNNFHLSIIAGIEASLSAAGVGVVVSASRDVEGQQGSVDALADRMVDGIIAVPSAHDAAPLTQVSARGLPVVLIDRLVDGLECDAVVLDNADAAQQAVRHLADHGHRRIAVLAGPSDIWSLRGRYGGFAEALRQRDLDADPAMVRTGPITVESGVVGMRSLLAEPDRPTAVVCLNYELTVGALIALNESGLRVPEDLSFVGFDSLVLAQVTKPRLSMVVQPTHEIAVRAAELMRERLEQEPDTRPARRVVLPAELVPGGSVARPRA; encoded by the coding sequence GTGAGCGACCCGCGGACCAGGACCGGCAGACCGGGCCGTCCGTCGGTCACCTACAAGGACCTGCAGGAGCACACGGGCCTGTCGCTGTCGACGATCTCGAAGTACTTCAACGGCCTGCCGCTGCGCGAGTCGAACCGCCTCGCCGTCGAGGCGGCCGTCAACGAGCTCGGCTACCGCGTCAACACCGTGGCCCGCAGCCTGCGCACGCAGCGCTCACGCACGGTCGGGGTGCTGCTGCCGGTGCTCGACAACAACTTCCACCTCAGCATCATCGCTGGGATCGAGGCGTCGCTGAGCGCCGCGGGCGTGGGGGTCGTGGTCAGCGCCAGCCGCGACGTCGAGGGCCAGCAGGGCAGCGTCGACGCGCTCGCCGACCGGATGGTCGACGGCATCATCGCGGTCCCCTCCGCGCACGACGCCGCCCCGCTGACGCAGGTCTCCGCCCGCGGGCTGCCCGTGGTGCTCATCGACCGGCTCGTCGACGGGCTCGAGTGCGACGCCGTCGTGCTCGACAACGCCGACGCCGCGCAGCAGGCCGTGCGCCACCTGGCCGACCACGGGCACCGCCGGATCGCGGTGCTTGCCGGGCCGTCCGACATCTGGAGCCTGCGCGGGCGCTACGGGGGCTTCGCCGAGGCGCTGCGGCAGCGCGACCTCGACGCGGACCCCGCGATGGTGCGGACCGGACCCATCACCGTCGAGTCCGGCGTCGTCGGGATGCGCAGCCTGCTCGCCGAGCCCGACCGGCCCACCGCGGTCGTCTGCCTCAACTACGAGCTCACCGTCGGGGCGCTCATCGCGCTGAACGAGTCCGGCCTCCGCGTCCCCGAGGACCTCTCCTTCGTCGGCTTCGACTCCCTCGTGCTCGCCCAGGTCACCAAGCCCCGGCTGTCGATGGTCGTCCAGCCCACCCACGAGATCGCCGTACGGGCCGCCGAGCTGATGCGCGAGCGGCTCGAGCAGGAGCCGGACACCCGGCCCGCCCGGCGGGTGGTGCTGCCCGCCGAGCTCGTGCCCGGCGGTTCCGTGGCGCGCCCGCGCGCCTGA
- a CDS encoding aldo/keto reductase — MSASPGVNADLTASAVDPASVPLRTLADGSTMPAIGMGTFGSDRYGFAQVAEAVRGALKVGYRLVDCASVYGNEPDIGRVLSGAFGDGVVARDDLFVMSKLWNDSHGAEGVAHSVRRTLADLGLDHLDGYFVHWPFPNHHAPGVDTDARDPHARPYLHDEFMETWQAMESLVDAGLVRHLGLSNVTVPKLGLILRDARIRPALNEMELHPCFQQPELFDLCVAQGVQPVGYSPLGSPSRPERDRTPGDHVDTEHPAVVAAAQAHGVHPALVCLKWAVARGQVPIPFSVKREQYVANLRAVTEDPLSEQELAALADADAGDRLIKGQVFLWPGARSWEDLWDVDGTVATAPGFERSVRAAG; from the coding sequence GTGAGTGCGAGCCCTGGCGTCAACGCCGACCTGACCGCCAGCGCTGTCGACCCGGCCTCGGTCCCCCTGCGCACGCTGGCCGACGGCAGCACCATGCCGGCCATCGGCATGGGCACCTTCGGCTCGGACCGCTACGGCTTCGCCCAGGTCGCCGAGGCGGTCCGTGGCGCGCTCAAGGTCGGCTACCGGCTCGTCGACTGCGCCTCGGTCTACGGCAACGAGCCCGACATCGGCCGCGTGCTGAGCGGGGCGTTCGGCGACGGCGTGGTCGCCCGCGACGACCTCTTCGTCATGTCGAAGCTGTGGAACGACAGCCACGGCGCCGAGGGCGTGGCCCACTCGGTCCGCCGTACGCTCGCCGACCTCGGCCTGGACCACCTCGACGGCTACTTCGTGCACTGGCCCTTCCCCAACCACCACGCGCCGGGCGTCGACACCGACGCCCGCGACCCGCACGCGCGGCCGTACCTGCACGACGAGTTCATGGAGACCTGGCAGGCGATGGAGTCGCTCGTCGACGCCGGCCTCGTGCGCCACCTCGGCCTGTCGAACGTCACCGTGCCCAAGCTCGGGCTGATCCTGCGCGACGCGCGGATCCGGCCCGCGCTGAACGAGATGGAGCTGCACCCCTGCTTCCAGCAGCCCGAGCTCTTCGACCTGTGCGTGGCGCAGGGCGTCCAGCCCGTCGGCTACTCCCCCCTCGGCTCCCCCTCGCGCCCCGAGCGCGACCGGACGCCGGGTGACCACGTCGACACCGAGCACCCGGCCGTCGTCGCGGCGGCGCAGGCGCACGGCGTCCACCCGGCACTCGTCTGCCTCAAGTGGGCCGTCGCCCGCGGGCAGGTCCCGATCCCCTTCTCGGTCAAGCGCGAGCAGTACGTGGCCAACCTCCGCGCCGTCACCGAGGACCCGCTCTCGGAGCAGGAGCTGGCCGCGCTCGCCGACGCCGACGCCGGCGACCGGCTGATCAAGGGCCAGGTGTTCCTGTGGCCCGGCGCGCGCTCGTGGGAGGACCTCTGGGACGTCGACGGCACCGTCGCGACCGCGCCCGGCTTCGAGCGCTCGGTGCGCGCGGCAGGATGA
- a CDS encoding carbohydrate ABC transporter permease yields MSLNRLARIVTMLLVAAAFVFPIVGFVAMSFRDADEVAAGQGGFLGLGGVSWSNAVYSWSQVNGFGPGSGGLFVRWMANSLVVSVGGALIAVVAAIPAGYAMARLRFRGRRVLLFVTLLAMVMPNTVLVIPLFLEVAAIGAVGQLWPVVVIMGFFPFGTYLAYIHFMTTMPPELVEAARIDGLNEISIFTKVAVPISKQAVALVTFFSFVANWTNFFLPLALLSSNQNNNTVSIGLQQLIGASPLFNPTVAAGLNVKLYMPQLALATFLSMLPLLIVFLGAQRFLMRGQTVGAVKG; encoded by the coding sequence ATGTCGCTGAACCGTCTGGCCCGCATCGTCACGATGCTCCTCGTCGCGGCCGCCTTCGTGTTCCCGATCGTCGGCTTCGTCGCCATGTCCTTCCGCGACGCCGACGAGGTGGCGGCCGGGCAGGGCGGCTTCCTGGGGCTCGGCGGGGTGTCGTGGAGCAACGCCGTCTACTCCTGGTCGCAGGTCAACGGCTTCGGGCCGGGCAGCGGCGGGCTGTTCGTCCGCTGGATGGCCAACTCGCTGGTCGTCTCCGTCGGCGGCGCCCTGATCGCGGTCGTCGCCGCGATCCCGGCCGGCTACGCGATGGCCCGGCTGCGGTTCCGCGGCCGGCGGGTGCTGCTCTTCGTGACGCTGCTGGCGATGGTCATGCCGAACACGGTCCTGGTCATCCCGCTCTTCCTCGAGGTCGCGGCCATCGGCGCGGTCGGGCAGCTGTGGCCGGTCGTGGTGATCATGGGGTTCTTCCCCTTCGGGACCTACCTCGCCTACATCCACTTCATGACCACCATGCCGCCCGAGCTGGTGGAGGCGGCGCGCATCGACGGGCTGAACGAGATCTCGATCTTCACGAAGGTCGCGGTCCCGATCTCCAAGCAGGCCGTCGCGCTGGTCACGTTCTTCTCCTTCGTGGCCAACTGGACGAACTTCTTCCTGCCGCTCGCGCTGCTCAGCTCCAACCAGAACAACAACACGGTCTCGATCGGCCTGCAGCAGCTGATCGGCGCGAGCCCGCTGTTCAACCCGACCGTCGCGGCCGGGCTGAACGTCAAGCTCTACATGCCCCAGCTCGCCCTGGCGACGTTCCTCAGCATGCTGCCGCTGCTGATCGTCTTCCTCGGCGCGCAGCGCTTCCTGATGCGCGGCCAGACGGTGGGAGCGGTCAAGGGCTGA
- a CDS encoding MFS transporter: MLSRPVSFVVAGTFGAAILTAASAPSPLYPVYQRLWGLSAFALTVVFAVYVVALLASLLTVGSLSDRIGRRPVASAALALLALGMVLFARAGGAGDLVLARVVQGIAVGAAAGTGTAMIMDSAPDRRTGSVVSSAVPAVGIALGAVLAGTLVEFAPLPRQLVFWVLAAAYLVLAVLVWFVHEPVRPASGERPPLWRALLPSAGLPAETRPAFLALVPTLVATWALSGLYLSLGSSIIGSVLGVRSHFVVGGVLGVFFVSGAIGTAVSVALPPRPQQWSGNAALALGVLVTVGALVERSTPLYVVGSVVAGLGFGAAFRFAVHALGEAAPAGARGQVFASMYVVSYVAFSVPALAAGLAVGRFGLEPTVVVYGALDVALVLVALVVGAVRTRRAERATALRPCATLDA; the protein is encoded by the coding sequence GTGCTCAGCCGCCCCGTCTCGTTCGTCGTCGCCGGAACCTTTGGTGCCGCGATCCTCACGGCCGCCTCGGCGCCGTCGCCGCTCTACCCCGTCTACCAGCGGCTGTGGGGGCTGTCGGCCTTCGCGCTGACCGTGGTCTTCGCCGTGTACGTCGTCGCGCTGCTCGCCTCGTTGCTCACGGTCGGGTCCCTGTCGGACCGCATCGGGCGCCGCCCGGTCGCCTCCGCCGCGCTGGCGCTCCTCGCGCTGGGGATGGTGCTCTTCGCCCGGGCCGGAGGAGCGGGCGACCTGGTCCTGGCGCGCGTCGTCCAGGGGATCGCGGTCGGGGCCGCCGCCGGGACCGGGACGGCGATGATCATGGACTCGGCGCCCGACCGCCGGACCGGCTCGGTGGTCAGCAGCGCCGTCCCGGCGGTGGGGATCGCGCTCGGCGCGGTCCTCGCCGGCACCCTCGTCGAGTTCGCGCCGCTGCCGCGCCAGCTCGTCTTCTGGGTGCTCGCCGCGGCGTACCTCGTGCTCGCGGTGCTGGTGTGGTTCGTCCACGAGCCCGTCCGTCCCGCGTCGGGGGAGCGCCCGCCGCTGTGGCGCGCGCTGCTGCCGAGCGCCGGCCTGCCCGCGGAGACGCGGCCGGCGTTCCTCGCGCTCGTACCCACGCTCGTGGCCACGTGGGCGCTCTCGGGGCTCTACCTCTCGCTCGGCTCGTCGATCATCGGCAGCGTCCTCGGCGTGCGGAGCCACTTCGTCGTCGGGGGTGTGCTCGGGGTCTTCTTCGTCTCCGGCGCGATCGGCACCGCCGTGTCGGTCGCCCTGCCGCCGCGGCCGCAGCAGTGGTCCGGGAACGCGGCCCTGGCCCTCGGCGTCCTGGTCACCGTCGGGGCCCTGGTCGAGCGCTCGACCCCGCTGTACGTCGTCGGCTCGGTGGTCGCCGGGCTCGGCTTCGGCGCGGCCTTCCGCTTCGCCGTCCACGCGCTCGGCGAGGCGGCTCCGGCGGGTGCGCGCGGGCAGGTCTTCGCGTCGATGTACGTCGTCAGCTACGTCGCCTTCAGCGTCCCGGCCCTCGCGGCCGGGCTGGCCGTCGGGCGGTTCGGGCTCGAGCCGACCGTCGTCGTGTACGGGGCGCTCGACGTCGCGCTGGTGCTCGTGGCCCTGGTCGTCGGGGCCGTACGCACGCGCCGCGCGGAGCGGGCGACCGCGCTGCGTCCCTGCGCCACGCTCGACGCCTGA
- a CDS encoding aldo/keto reductase yields MDEAQEMPVRRLRTGLALTEVGFGGAQLGNLPTALDDDVAQAAIDAAWDHGIRYFDTAPHYGLGLSERRLGDALAGRPRDAFAVSTKVGRLLVPTPGRAGERDPEFDVPATHERVRDYSRDGVLRSLEGSLERLGLDHVDIVYVHDPDDEYAEVAFTEAIPALVELRDQGVVGAVGVGMKHPEVPAEAIRRTDLDVVMVAGRYTVLEQQSAAELLPLALERGVGYVAAGVFGSGLLSRPRPTPDLTYDHGPVPPGLLSRVHALADLAERHGVTLPDVAAQFPLRHPAVVSVPLGVRTAEEVAQNAVRCAVAVPEELWVELEALPGQSGRTAG; encoded by the coding sequence GTGGACGAGGCGCAGGAGATGCCGGTGCGCCGGCTGCGGACGGGGCTGGCGCTGACCGAGGTCGGCTTCGGCGGGGCGCAGCTCGGCAACTTGCCGACGGCCCTCGACGACGACGTCGCGCAGGCCGCGATCGACGCGGCCTGGGACCACGGGATCCGCTACTTCGACACCGCACCGCACTACGGGCTCGGGCTCTCCGAACGCCGGCTCGGCGACGCGCTCGCCGGTCGCCCGCGCGACGCCTTCGCCGTGTCGACCAAGGTCGGGCGGCTGCTCGTGCCGACCCCGGGCCGGGCCGGCGAGCGGGACCCCGAGTTCGACGTGCCCGCGACGCACGAGCGGGTCCGCGACTACAGCCGCGACGGCGTGCTGCGCAGCCTCGAGGGGAGCCTGGAGCGCCTCGGGCTCGACCACGTCGACATCGTCTACGTCCACGACCCCGACGACGAGTACGCCGAGGTCGCCTTCACCGAGGCGATCCCCGCGCTCGTCGAGCTGCGCGACCAGGGCGTGGTCGGCGCGGTCGGCGTCGGCATGAAGCACCCCGAGGTGCCGGCCGAGGCCATCCGGCGCACCGACCTCGACGTCGTGATGGTGGCGGGCCGCTACACGGTGCTGGAGCAGCAGTCGGCGGCCGAGCTGCTCCCGCTCGCGCTCGAGCGGGGCGTGGGCTACGTCGCCGCGGGCGTGTTCGGCTCAGGGCTGCTGAGCCGGCCGCGCCCCACCCCCGACCTGACCTACGACCACGGGCCCGTGCCGCCCGGCCTGCTCTCCCGGGTGCACGCCCTCGCCGACCTCGCCGAGCGCCACGGCGTGACGTTGCCGGACGTCGCCGCCCAGTTCCCGCTGCGCCACCCGGCCGTGGTGTCGGTCCCCCTCGGCGTGCGGACCGCCGAGGAGGTCGCGCAGAACGCGGTGCGTTGCGCCGTGGCCGTTCCCGAGGAGCTCTGGGTGGAGCTGGAGGCCCTGCCGGGTCAGTCCGGGCGCACGGCGGGCTGA
- a CDS encoding gamma-aminobutyraldehyde dehydrogenase, with protein MEQGGKKSFVNVIGGEERESADRATLDVVNPVTGEVYATSPNSGEADVDAAFAAAASAFEKQRWTTPSERQRSLLTLADLVEESAQELAEVEVENTGKPLGLTLSEEVAVAVDQLRFFAGAARVLEGRASGEYLRGHTSSVRREPRGPVAQVTPWNYPLMMAVWKMAPALAAGNTVVLKPSDTTPASTVWLGRKAQEAFAPGVVNVVCGDRDTGARLASHPVPRMVSITGSTRAGIAVATAAAPDLKVAHLELGGKAPVVVFDDADLEAAVEGIATAGFFNAGQDCTAATRVICQAGVYDDFVTALTRAAESTRTGFDPADDDILFGPINNANQLAHVSGLVDRVADHARVVAGGRQVGERGFFYAPTVIADVQQGDEAIVTEIFGPVITVQKFGDEDEAVRFANDTQYGLASSVWTSDAGRAARVPARLDFGCVWVNTHIPLVAEMPHGGFKHSGYGKDLSMYSLEDYTRVKHVMQFHGFEG; from the coding sequence GTGGAGCAGGGCGGCAAGAAGAGCTTCGTCAACGTCATCGGCGGCGAGGAGCGGGAGAGCGCCGACCGCGCGACGCTCGACGTCGTGAACCCGGTGACGGGCGAGGTGTACGCGACCTCGCCGAACTCGGGCGAGGCCGACGTCGACGCCGCCTTCGCCGCGGCGGCGAGCGCCTTCGAGAAGCAGCGCTGGACCACCCCGTCGGAGCGGCAGCGTTCGCTGCTGACCCTCGCCGACCTCGTCGAGGAGTCGGCCCAGGAGCTGGCCGAGGTCGAGGTCGAGAACACCGGCAAGCCGCTCGGTCTCACGCTGTCGGAGGAGGTCGCGGTCGCGGTCGACCAGCTCCGCTTCTTCGCCGGGGCCGCCCGCGTGCTGGAGGGGCGCGCGTCGGGGGAGTACCTGCGCGGGCACACCTCCTCGGTCCGCCGCGAGCCGCGCGGGCCGGTCGCCCAGGTCACGCCCTGGAACTACCCGCTGATGATGGCCGTCTGGAAGATGGCGCCCGCTCTCGCCGCGGGCAACACCGTCGTCCTCAAGCCCTCGGACACCACCCCGGCCTCGACGGTCTGGCTGGGCCGCAAGGCCCAGGAGGCCTTCGCCCCCGGCGTCGTCAACGTGGTCTGCGGCGACCGTGACACCGGCGCCCGGCTCGCCTCGCACCCGGTGCCGCGGATGGTCTCGATCACGGGCTCGACCCGGGCGGGCATCGCGGTGGCCACGGCCGCGGCGCCCGACCTCAAGGTCGCCCACCTCGAGCTCGGCGGCAAGGCTCCGGTCGTGGTCTTCGACGACGCCGACCTCGAGGCCGCCGTCGAGGGCATCGCCACCGCCGGCTTCTTCAACGCCGGCCAGGACTGCACGGCCGCCACGCGCGTCATCTGCCAGGCGGGGGTGTACGACGACTTCGTCACGGCGCTCACCCGGGCCGCCGAGTCGACCCGGACGGGCTTCGACCCGGCCGACGACGACATCCTCTTCGGCCCGATCAACAACGCCAACCAGCTCGCCCACGTCTCCGGCCTGGTCGACCGCGTCGCCGACCACGCCCGGGTGGTGGCCGGCGGCCGGCAGGTGGGGGAGCGCGGCTTCTTCTACGCCCCGACGGTGATCGCGGACGTGCAGCAGGGCGACGAGGCGATCGTCACCGAGATCTTCGGGCCGGTGATCACCGTGCAGAAGTTCGGCGACGAGGACGAGGCGGTCCGCTTCGCCAACGACACCCAGTACGGGCTCGCCTCCTCCGTCTGGACCTCCGACGCGGGCCGCGCCGCGCGGGTGCCGGCGCGCCTCGACTTCGGCTGCGTGTGGGTCAACACCCACATCCCGCTCGTCGCCGAGATGCCGCACGGCGGCTTCAAGCACTCCGGCTACGGCAAGGACCTGTCGATGTACAGCCTCGAGGACTACACGCGCGTGAAGCACGTGATGCAGTTCCACGGGTTCGAGGGGTAG
- a CDS encoding carbohydrate ABC transporter permease, with the protein MTVASSASTGSVVTAEAVTTGPPGQPSRRTSRRVETAGAWTLCAPYVVLLLIAGVIPIGYAFVTALQTPPTPLNPAVGFGGLKSFETVVTDFRFLRTFGNIASVLVVWLPIMMIGVVGLALLVHASPGRFGNAMRFIYYVPGALAGVANFVLWVYLLNPSSSPIQGFWNALGLTDIKSVVVSGNNLSFILAAMLFFQGVGTWIVIVNGGLNGIDDAVLEAAQIDGAGPWRVAWDVKLPIIRPWIGYAALMNLAYGFQLFLEPQLLDQVASNALPDQYSPSQLGYAFAFSNYNFPAAAAMSLILLAITLGIGLIIVFKSGLFSEETN; encoded by the coding sequence ATGACCGTGGCCTCCTCGGCCTCGACGGGTTCCGTGGTGACGGCCGAGGCCGTCACCACGGGCCCGCCCGGGCAGCCGTCTCGACGCACCTCGCGGCGCGTCGAGACGGCCGGCGCGTGGACGCTCTGCGCGCCGTACGTCGTCCTGCTGCTGATCGCGGGGGTGATCCCGATCGGCTACGCCTTCGTGACCGCGCTGCAGACCCCGCCGACCCCGCTCAACCCGGCGGTCGGCTTCGGCGGGCTCAAGAGCTTCGAGACCGTCGTCACCGACTTCCGCTTCCTGCGGACCTTCGGCAACATCGCCAGCGTCCTGGTCGTGTGGCTGCCGATCATGATGATCGGCGTCGTCGGCCTGGCGCTGCTCGTGCACGCGAGCCCGGGCCGCTTCGGCAACGCCATGCGGTTCATCTACTACGTGCCCGGTGCGCTGGCCGGCGTGGCGAACTTCGTGCTCTGGGTCTACCTGCTCAACCCGAGCTCGTCGCCGATCCAGGGCTTCTGGAACGCGCTCGGGCTGACCGACATCAAGTCGGTCGTCGTCTCGGGGAACAACCTGTCCTTCATCCTCGCGGCGATGCTCTTCTTCCAGGGCGTCGGCACCTGGATCGTGATCGTCAACGGCGGCCTGAACGGCATCGACGACGCCGTGCTCGAGGCCGCGCAGATCGACGGCGCCGGTCCCTGGCGGGTGGCGTGGGACGTCAAGCTGCCGATCATCCGGCCGTGGATCGGCTACGCCGCCCTGATGAACCTCGCGTACGGCTTCCAGCTCTTCCTGGAGCCGCAGCTGCTCGACCAGGTGGCGTCCAACGCGCTGCCCGACCAGTACTCGCCGAGCCAGCTCGGCTACGCGTTCGCGTTCTCGAACTACAACTTCCCGGCCGCCGCCGCGATGTCGCTCATCCTGCTCGCGATCACGCTGGGGATCGGCCTGATCATCGTCTTCAAGAGCGGGCTGTTCAGCGAGGAGACCAACTGA